Part of the Streptomyces sp. NBC_00457 genome, TGGAACCTGAATCCAGCGCGTCTGCCTATTCCGCCACCCGCGCATTGGGTGTGTCCTCGGGCCCTTCCCCCATGGGGTTTGGCGCCCTCCGACACGCAGAACATTAGCACGCCGGCCAGGGTGGGTTCACATCCCTTATCCCGGGGAAGCCGCCGACCAGCGACGTCTGTGCCGTCGGCCGGACCGGGCGGCAAACCTCCGAACCCCGGGCTACGTATCAACGTGTACCGGTTCACGTATCAACCTCGTACCGGTACCGGCCGTCTCCCCAGGAGCCGGTCGGGGTCCACAGTCAGGTGCGGGACACTTGTCTGCGGCCGCCTCTACGATCCTTGTCAGGACTGTGTCCCCGAGGGAGTTCGAAGGGGACCTGAGGAGGGAACTTCGTCAGGCGTCGACAACCGCCGACTGGGCCGACAGGGGGAACCAGCCGATTCACCGGCGCGTGGATACGATCAGTAAGCAGTACCAGGTAAGAAGCAGTACACAGGACGACAGCCTAGGAGGAGGTGCCCCATGGGAGTCCTGAAGAAGTTCGAGCAGCGTCTCGAAGGTCTGGTCAACGGCACCTTTGCCAAGGTCTTCAAGTCCGAGGTGCAGCCCGTGGAGATCGCGGGCGCGCTCCAGCGCGAGTGCGACAACAACGCCACCATCTGGAACCGCGACCGCACCGTCGTACCCAATGACTTCATCGTGGAACTGAGCACGCCCGACTTCGAGCGGCTCAGCCCCTACTCCGGCCAGCTCGGCGACGAGCTCGCCGGCATGGTGCGCGACTACGCCAAGCAGCAGCGCTACACCTTCATGGGCCCCATCAAGGTCAACCTGGAGAAGGCGGACGACCTCGACACCGGTCTGTACCGGGTGCGCAGCCGTACGCTCGCGTCCTCCACCGACCAGCAGGCCCCGGCAGGCGCCCCCGCGGCCCCGCCGGCCGCCGGACGCCCCGGCGGCGGGTACGGCTACCCGCAGCCCGCCGCGCCCGCGGGCGCCCCGCCCATGCCGGCCGCGCCGCCGCCCGGCGGCCGCCCCGGCGGTTACGGCTACCCGCAGCCCGCGGGCGGCCAGCGTCCCGCCGCCCCCGCGGCCGGCGGCCGCACCCGCTACTGGATCGAGATCAACGGCACCCGCCATCAGATCTCCCGCGCGACGCTGGTGCTGGGCCGCAGCACCGAGGCCGACGTGCGGATCGACGACCCCGGCGTCTCCCGCCGGCACTGCGAGATCCGGACCGGAACGCCCTCGACGATCCAGGATCTCGGGTCCACCAACGGCATCGTGGTGGACGGGCAGCACACCACCCGCGCTACGCTCCGCGACGGCTCGCGGATCGTCGTGGGCAGTACCACCATCATTTACCGGCAAGCCGAAGGGTGAAGCGGGGGCAATGTCAGAGCTGACCCTCACGGTCATGCGGCTGGGTTTCCTGGCCGTACTGTGGCTGTTCGTGATCGTGGCCGTGCAGGTCATCCGCAGCGACCTGTTCGGAACGCGTGTCACGCAGCGCGGCTCACGGCGGGAAGCGGGCCGGCAGCAGCAGGCCGCCGCCCGTCAGGCGGCGCCTCCGCAGCAGCGCCAGCAACCCGCCACCGGCGGTCGCAGGGGCCGTAACGCCCCGACGAAGCTCGTCGTGTCCGAGGGCACCCTCACCGGCACGACCGTCGCGCTGCAGGGCCAGACCATCACCCTGGGCCGGGCGCACGACAGCACGATCGTGCTGGACGACGACTACGCCTCCAGCCGCCATGCCAGGATCTATCCGGACCGCGACGGCCAGTGGATCGTCGAGGACCTGGGCTCCACCAACGGCACGTACCTGGACCGGTCCCGGCTGACGACCCCCACACCGATCCCGCTGGGCGCGCCGATCCGCATCGGCAAGACCGTCATCGAGCTGCGGAAGTAGTACGACAATGAGCGAGCGGAGCGAGCACGCAGCGGCGGTCCACACCCCGGACCCCGGCGCGCTCCCGACCGGAGGGTGGGCACCGTGCGGATGTACCCGGAGCCGACGGGCGAGGTGCGCATGAGTCTGTCTTTGCGCTTCGCCGCCGGATCGCACAAAGGCATGATCCGGGAAGGCAACGAGGACTCCGGATACGCCGGTCCCCGGCTGCTCGCCATCGCCGACGGCATGGGCGGCGCCGCGGCCGGCGAGGTAGCCTCCTCCGAGGCGATCTCCACGATCGTCGCCCTCGACGACGACGTCCCCGGCTCCGACATCCTCACCTCGCTCGGTACGGCCGTACAGCGCGCCAACGACCAGCTGCGCGCGATGGTCGAAGAAGACCCGCAGCTGGAGGGCATGGGGACCACCCTCACCGCCCTGCTGTGGACCGGGCAGCGGCTCGGTCTCGTCCACGTCGGCGACTCGCGCGCGTATCTGCTCCGCGACGGCGTCCTCACTCAGATCACCCAGGACCACACCTGGGTGCAGCGGCTGGTCGACGAGGGCCGCATCACCGAAGAGGAAGCCACCACCCACCCCCAACGCTCCCTGCTGATGCGGGCGTTGGGCAGCGGCGACCACGTCGAGCCCGACCTCTCCATCCGCGAAGTCCGCGCGGGCGACCGCTACTTGATCTGCTCCGACGGCCTCTCCGGCGTCGTCTCCCACCAGACGCTCGAGGACACCCTCGCCAGCTACCAGGGCCCCCAGGAGACCGTGCAGGAGCTGATCCAGCTCGCGCTGCGCGGCGGCGGCCCCGACAACATCACCGTCATCGTCGCCGATGTCCTCGACCTGGACACCGGCGACACCCTCGCCGGGCAGCTCTCCGACACCCCGGTCGTGGTCGGCGCGGTCGCCGAGAACCAGCATCAGCTGCACGACAACGGCATCATGCAGACCCCGGCCGGACGCGCCTCAGGACTCGGCCGTCAGGTCCCCGGCCAGGGCGGCGGCGAGTTCGGCCCGCCCGGCTCCGGCGACACCACCGGCTACATCCCCGAGGGCAGCTTCGGGGACTACACCGACGACGACTTCATCAAGCCGCGGCGGCGCGGCAGGTGGCTGAAAAGATCCCTCTACGGCGTCCTCGCGCTCGCCGTCATCGGCGGCGGGCTCTACGGCGGCTGGCGCTGGACGCAGACGCAGTACTACGTCGGCGTCAACGACGAGCATGTCGCCCTGTACCGCGGCATCAGCCAGGACCTGGCCTGGGTCTCGCTGTCGGACGTGGAGAAGGACCACCCCGAGATCGAACTCAAGTACCTGCCGCCGTACCAGCAGAAGCTCGTCGAGGGCACGATCGCCGAGGGCGACCTGAAACAGGCCCAGAAGAAGATCGACGAACTGGCCGTGCAGGCGTCCGCGTGCAAGAAGCGGTCCGAGCAGCAGGCGACCCAGAGCGAGAACAACTCCAAGACCGGCGAGGGCGAGGCCGGAGGCACCACGGGAACCACCCGTTCCTCCTTCACGTCCAAGGCGACACCGACACCCACCAATCCGCCGGGGACTACGGCTCCGAATCCATCAACGTCCCCGACCGCACCGACCCCCACGCCCGGCCCGACTCTCTCGGAGGAAGAGCAGAAGGTCGTCTCGCAGTGCGGTACGCAGTAGGCAAGCCGTGAGAGGCCCCGTCACACGATGAGCAGTTCTCCCAACACGTCGACGCACCACACGTCCACGATCGGCTCGATCGGCACCCCGAGCCGGCGCAACACCGAGCTCGCCCTGCTGGTGTTCGCCGTCCTCATCCCGGTCTTCGCCTACGCCAACGTCGGCCTCGCCATCAACGACGAGATCCCGGCCGGCCTGCTGAGCTACGGCCTGGGCCTCGGCCTCCTGGCCGGCGTCGCCCATCTCGTCGTACGCAAGTTCGCACCGTACGCGGACCCGCTGATGCTGCCCCTGGCCACACTGCTCAACGGCCTCGGGCTCGTCGCGATCTGGCGGCTGGACCAGTCCGAGCTGCTGAACGAGATCGGCGTCGCCGGCGGCAAGGCGACCAACCAGCTGCTGTACACGGCCATGGGCATCGCGCTGTTCGCCGTCGTGATGATCTTCCTCAAGGACCACCGGGTCCTGCAGCGCTACACCTACATCTCCATGGTCGGCGCGCTGGTCCTGCTGCTCCTGCCGCTCGTCCCGGGCCTCGGACTGGACGTCTTCGGCGCCAAGATCTGGATCAAGATCGGCTCCTTCACCATTCAGCCCGGTGAGTTCGCGAAGATCGTCCTCGCGGTCTTCTTCGCCGGCTACCTGATGGTCAAGCGGGACGCGCTCGCCCTCGCCAGCCGCCGCTTCATGGGCCTGTACCTGCCGCGCGGCCGCGACCTCGGCCCGATCCTCGTCGTCTGGGCGATCTCGATCCTCATCCTGGTCTTCGAGACCGACCTCGGTACGTCGCTGCTGTTCTTCGGAATGTTCGTCATCATGCTGTACGTCGCCACCGAGCGGACCAGCTGGATCGTCTTCGGTCTGATGATGTCCGCGGTCGGC contains:
- a CDS encoding FhaA domain-containing protein, encoding MGVLKKFEQRLEGLVNGTFAKVFKSEVQPVEIAGALQRECDNNATIWNRDRTVVPNDFIVELSTPDFERLSPYSGQLGDELAGMVRDYAKQQRYTFMGPIKVNLEKADDLDTGLYRVRSRTLASSTDQQAPAGAPAAPPAAGRPGGGYGYPQPAAPAGAPPMPAAPPPGGRPGGYGYPQPAGGQRPAAPAAGGRTRYWIEINGTRHQISRATLVLGRSTEADVRIDDPGVSRRHCEIRTGTPSTIQDLGSTNGIVVDGQHTTRATLRDGSRIVVGSTTIIYRQAEG
- a CDS encoding FHA domain-containing protein FhaB/FipA; amino-acid sequence: MSELTLTVMRLGFLAVLWLFVIVAVQVIRSDLFGTRVTQRGSRREAGRQQQAAARQAAPPQQRQQPATGGRRGRNAPTKLVVSEGTLTGTTVALQGQTITLGRAHDSTIVLDDDYASSRHARIYPDRDGQWIVEDLGSTNGTYLDRSRLTTPTPIPLGAPIRIGKTVIELRK
- a CDS encoding Stp1/IreP family PP2C-type Ser/Thr phosphatase — protein: MSLSLRFAAGSHKGMIREGNEDSGYAGPRLLAIADGMGGAAAGEVASSEAISTIVALDDDVPGSDILTSLGTAVQRANDQLRAMVEEDPQLEGMGTTLTALLWTGQRLGLVHVGDSRAYLLRDGVLTQITQDHTWVQRLVDEGRITEEEATTHPQRSLLMRALGSGDHVEPDLSIREVRAGDRYLICSDGLSGVVSHQTLEDTLASYQGPQETVQELIQLALRGGGPDNITVIVADVLDLDTGDTLAGQLSDTPVVVGAVAENQHQLHDNGIMQTPAGRASGLGRQVPGQGGGEFGPPGSGDTTGYIPEGSFGDYTDDDFIKPRRRGRWLKRSLYGVLALAVIGGGLYGGWRWTQTQYYVGVNDEHVALYRGISQDLAWVSLSDVEKDHPEIELKYLPPYQQKLVEGTIAEGDLKQAQKKIDELAVQASACKKRSEQQATQSENNSKTGEGEAGGTTGTTRSSFTSKATPTPTNPPGTTAPNPSTSPTAPTPTPGPTLSEEEQKVVSQCGTQ
- a CDS encoding FtsW/RodA/SpoVE family cell cycle protein, which codes for MSSSPNTSTHHTSTIGSIGTPSRRNTELALLVFAVLIPVFAYANVGLAINDEIPAGLLSYGLGLGLLAGVAHLVVRKFAPYADPLMLPLATLLNGLGLVAIWRLDQSELLNEIGVAGGKATNQLLYTAMGIALFAVVMIFLKDHRVLQRYTYISMVGALVLLLLPLVPGLGLDVFGAKIWIKIGSFTIQPGEFAKIVLAVFFAGYLMVKRDALALASRRFMGLYLPRGRDLGPILVVWAISILILVFETDLGTSLLFFGMFVIMLYVATERTSWIVFGLMMSAVGAVGVASFEPHIQQRVDAWLDPMREYTLSQEGVYGHSEQAMQALWAFGSGGTLGTGWGQGHSELIRFAANSDFILATFGEELGLAGVMALLLLYGLIVERGVRTALAARDPFGKLLAIGLSGAFALQVFVVAGGVMGLIPLTGMTMPFLAYGGSSVIANWALIGILIRISDTARRPAPAPAPNPDAEMTQVVRP